One region of Oryza sativa Japonica Group chromosome 5, ASM3414082v1 genomic DNA includes:
- the LOC4338980 gene encoding PRA1 family protein A1, whose translation MDWSAVTAEDLVDALREVDWSTPPRPVPEFFSRFTVPRSYSKWTSRLKCNLYYYRTNYFILIMFILGIGFIWKPVAILAAFMTGISIAFLNDSFAVTFNEKVTRTVRQFSPHLAAKMRPPITPVLRGRPSSKRSIHICGRPRWLFVLLFSAVSCMLWLTSCSLLTVLWALLIAIFATLLHASFRTPNLKARLNTFREEFRAVWRNYSEL comes from the exons ATGGACTGGagcgcggtgacggcggaggacCTGGTGGACGCGCTGCGGGAGGTGGActggtcgacgccgccgcgccccgtGCCGGAGTTCTTCTCCCGCTTCACCGTCCCCCGCTCCTACTCCAAGTGGACCAGCCGCCTCAAGTGCAACCTCTACTA CTACAGGACAAATTACTTCATCTTGATCATGTTCATCCTTG GGATAGGCTTCATTTGGAAGCCGGTTGCTATACTTGCAGCCTTTATGACTGGAATCAGCATTGCATTTCTTAATGACAG CTTTGCAGTCACTTTCAATGAGAAAGTCACGAGGACTGTCAGACAATTTTCACCACATTTAGCTGCAAAAATGAGGCCACCAATAAC CCCTGTTCTTCGTGGTAGACCAAGTTCAAAGAGGTCGATTCATATTTGTGGGCGACCTCGCTGGCTATTTGTGCTGTTATTTTCTGCAG TTAGTTGCATGCTCTGGTTGACTTCCTGCAGTCTCCTCACAGTTCTATGGGCCCTTTTAATTGCTATCTTTG CAACTCTGCTTCATGCTAGCTTCAGAACACCTAATCTGAAAGCACGTCTGAATACATTCAGAGAAGAATTCCGAGCTGTTTGGAGGAATTATAGTGAGCTTTAA
- the LOC4338981 gene encoding uracil phosphoribosyltransferase: MPSLATAAAAGAGAPLRRGPCAPRRQSAHASSSSSSSLPSPALATSTRFAATAPILRLVQRRPRAPLTAARAASPDAATGARSPSSGGQMLVFVPPHPLIKHWVSVLRNEQTPCAIFKSAMAELGRLLIYEASRDWLPTITGEIQTPVAVSSVEFIDPREPVMVVPILRAGLAMAENASSVLPATKTYHLGLRRDEETLQPSIYLNNLPDKIPEGTRVLVVDPMLATGGTIVAAIDLLVERGVTSKQIKVVSAVAAPPALQKLSNKFPGLHVYTGTIDSEVDERGFIVPGLGDAGDRSFAT, from the exons ATGCCGTCGCTCgccacggccgcggccgcgggagcgggagcgccTCTCCGCCGCGGCCCGTGCGCACCACGCCGCCAATCCGcgcacgcctcctcctcctcctcctcctccctcccctcccccgcgctCGCCACGTCCACGcgcttcgccgccaccgcccccatCCTGCGGCTCGTCCAACGAAGGCCAAGAGCGCCTCTGACGGCGGCAAGAGCGGCGAGCCCCGACGCCGCCACGGGGGCGCGATCGCCCTCCTCCGGCGGCCAGATGCTG GTGTTCGTGCCGCCGCACCCGCTGATAAAGCACTGGGTCTCCGTCCTGCGCAACGAGCAGACGCCCTGCGCCATCTTCA AGAGTGCCATGGCGGAGCTTGGTCGGTTGCTTATATATGAAGCTTCCAGAGATTGGCTG CCAACAATCACAGGAGAGATCCAAACACCTGTAGCTGTTTCAAGTGTTGAATTTATTGACCCAAGAGAGCCTGTCATG GTTGTTCCGATACTAAGAGCTGGTCTTGCTATGGCTGAAAATGCTTCATCAGTTCTACCAGCCACCAAGACTTATCACCTTG GCCTGCGTAGGGATGAAGAAACACTTCAACCTTCGATATATCTGAACAA CTTGCCAGACAAGATTCCAGAGGGGACTCGTGTGCTAGTTGTTGATCCAATGCTGGCCACTG GTGGGACAATTGTTGCTGCTATTGACTTGTTGGTTGAACGTGGAGTTACAAGCAAGCAGATTAAAGTC GTTTCTGCTGTTGCAGCGCCTCCTGCGCTTCAAAAGCTCAGCAACAAATTCCCTGG GCTTCATGTGTACACGGGAACAATTGATTCTGAAGTTGATGAGAGAGG GTTCATAGTTCCGGGGTTGGGAGATGCCGGCGATAGAAGCTTCGCGACTTAA